From Senegalia massiliensis, a single genomic window includes:
- the dhaK gene encoding dihydroxyacetone kinase subunit DhaK yields the protein MKKIINNPENVVNEMLEGILKAHPKYVRRIEGTDVLVRKTSPIKGKVALVSGGGSGHEPSHAGFVGKGMLNAAVSGEVFTSPTPDQVFEAIKAVDGGKGVLLIVKNYTGDIMNFEMAEEMAELEDIKVKHVVVNDDVAVEDSTYTSGRRGIAGTILVHKIAGAAAEKGMSLEDVQRIAQKVIKNIRSMGMSLSSCIVPAAGKPSFILEEDEMEVGLGIHGEPGTHREKIKEADEITKELLDKILEDIKIEEDDEVTILVNGLGATPLMELYIMNRHLHKLLNDKNINIYNTIVGNFMTSLEMAGASITILKLDDELKQLLDSNADTPAFKNI from the coding sequence GTGAAAAAAATTATTAATAATCCAGAAAATGTTGTAAATGAAATGCTAGAAGGAATATTAAAGGCTCACCCTAAGTATGTAAGAAGAATTGAAGGTACAGATGTTTTAGTTAGAAAAACATCACCAATAAAAGGTAAAGTAGCTTTAGTTAGTGGAGGAGGTAGTGGGCATGAACCTTCACATGCTGGATTCGTAGGAAAAGGAATGTTAAATGCAGCAGTATCAGGAGAAGTATTTACTTCACCAACCCCAGACCAGGTTTTTGAAGCTATTAAAGCAGTAGATGGAGGAAAAGGTGTTCTATTAATAGTCAAAAATTATACAGGAGATATAATGAACTTTGAAATGGCTGAAGAAATGGCTGAACTTGAAGATATTAAAGTAAAACATGTGGTAGTTAATGATGATGTTGCTGTTGAAGACAGCACATATACATCAGGTAGACGTGGAATAGCTGGAACCATTTTAGTTCATAAAATAGCAGGAGCTGCTGCTGAAAAAGGTATGAGCTTAGAAGATGTTCAAAGAATTGCTCAAAAAGTCATTAAAAATATTAGATCTATGGGTATGTCATTATCTTCTTGTATTGTCCCTGCTGCAGGAAAGCCAAGTTTTATATTAGAAGAAGATGAAATGGAAGTAGGGTTAGGTATTCATGGGGAGCCTGGAACTCATAGAGAAAAGATTAAAGAAGCTGATGAAATTACTAAAGAATTATTAGATAAAATACTAGAAGATATTAAAATAGAAGAAGATGATGAAGTAACAATATTAGTAAATGGCTTAGGTGCAACTCCTCTTATGGAACTTTATATAATGAATAGACACCTTCATAAATTATTAAATGATAAAAATATTAATATATATAACACAATAGTTGGTAATTTTATGACTTCATTAGAAATGGCAGGAGCTTCTATCACTATATTAAAACTTGACGATGAATTAAAACAATTACTTGATTCAAATGCTGATACACCTGCCTTTAAAAATATTTGA
- a CDS encoding DUF2871 family protein: MNRYIKTAIYYAILGLATGVFYREFT, from the coding sequence ATGAATCGTTATATAAAAACTGCAATTTATTATGCTATACTTGGACTTGCAACAGGTGTCTTTTATAGAGAATTCAC
- the dhaL gene encoding dihydroxyacetone kinase subunit DhaL → MISNTLLIKILNNIAITIKENKEYLTHLDSVIGDSDHGFNMNKGFNEVKQKLESLQNKDCGTILKNIAMTLISKVGGASGPLYGTAFLKASVVVKDKYEISEEDSIKMFDEAIKGIISRGKAKQGDKTMLDALTPAYQIYKDSINKGDSIEIAILQAQKAAYEGVEYTKTIKATKGRASYLGDRSIGHQDPGATSSYLILKSISNTLNNINK, encoded by the coding sequence ATGATATCAAATACTTTACTTATAAAAATATTAAATAATATAGCTATTACTATAAAAGAAAATAAAGAATATTTAACTCATCTAGACTCAGTTATAGGGGATTCTGATCATGGATTTAATATGAACAAAGGCTTTAACGAAGTAAAACAAAAATTAGAATCTCTACAAAATAAAGATTGTGGAACTATACTTAAAAATATTGCTATGACACTTATTTCAAAAGTAGGTGGAGCTTCAGGTCCTCTTTATGGAACTGCTTTTTTAAAAGCATCAGTAGTTGTAAAAGATAAATATGAGATTAGTGAAGAAGATTCTATAAAAATGTTTGATGAAGCAATTAAAGGAATTATATCAAGAGGTAAAGCTAAACAAGGAGATAAAACAATGTTAGATGCTCTTACCCCAGCATATCAAATTTATAAAGACTCAATAAATAAAGGAGATAGTATTGAAATAGCTATTTTACAAGCTCAAAAAGCAGCATACGAAGGAGTAGAATATACAAAGACAATAAAAGCTACAAAAGGAAGAGCTAGCTATCTAGGGGATAGAAGTATTGGTCATCAAGACCCTGGAGCTACTTCTAGCTATTTGATATTAAAATCTATATCAAATACTTTAAATAACATAAATAAATAA
- the dhaM gene encoding dihydroxyacetone kinase phosphoryl donor subunit DhaM: MIGIVIVSHSQKIADGVIELISQMAQSSINIIPAAGTDDNRIGTDVIKIKNAIIKADSGDGVVVLADIGSSVMSTEIAFEMLDNELRQRVFIADAPLVEGAIGAVVQVSIGGD, translated from the coding sequence ATGATAGGTATTGTAATAGTATCTCATAGTCAGAAAATAGCAGATGGTGTTATAGAGCTAATTAGTCAAATGGCACAATCAAGTATAAATATAATACCAGCTGCAGGAACAGATGATAATAGAATTGGAACTGATGTTATAAAGATTAAAAATGCTATAATTAAAGCAGATTCGGGTGATGGTGTGGTAGTTCTAGCTGATATAGGAAGTTCTGTCATGAGTACAGAAATAGCTTTTGAAATGTTAGATAATGAACTTAGACAAAGAGTTTTTATTGCTGATGCTCCTCTCGTTGAAGGTGCTATAGGTGCCGTTGTACAAGTATCTATTGGCGGTGATTT
- a CDS encoding DUF2871 domain-containing protein encodes MNRYIKTAIYYAILGLATGVFYREFTKFNGVDGETSLAFIHVHTLILGMIFFLILSLFEDKFHISTFKSFKVFNIFYNAGLMTTIGIFLVRGITEVLESNISRGLDKALSGIAGLGHISLSIGLITMLLILNKASKKLNNQTQKI; translated from the coding sequence ATGAATCGTTATATAAAAACTGCAATTTATTATGCTATACTTGGACTTGCAACAGGTGTCTTTTATAGAGAATTCACTAAATTTAATGGAGTAGATGGAGAAACATCTTTAGCTTTTATACATGTTCATACATTGATTTTAGGTATGATATTTTTTCTAATTCTTTCGTTATTTGAAGATAAATTTCATATAAGTACTTTTAAAAGTTTTAAGGTTTTTAATATTTTTTATAATGCTGGACTTATGACAACTATAGGAATATTTTTAGTAAGGGGTATTACAGAAGTGTTAGAATCAAACATTAGTAGAGGTCTAGATAAAGCTTTAAGTGGAATAGCTGGGCTTGGACATATTTCTCTATCAATTGGACTTATAACAATGCTTTTAATTTTAAATAAAGCATCTAAAAAATTGAATAATCAAACACAAAAAATATAA